From the Cystobacter ferrugineus genome, the window CTGGACAGCTCTGGAACCGGGAGCGTCTTCTCGCTGAGCAGGGTGATGAGGGCGTCCTGCACCTCGCCCGGCATGCGCGTCAGCTCCTCGATGCGCGCGAGCTTCCCCTCGCGCATGGCGCGCATCACGGGGCTGGGCACCAGGGCCTTGTCCGAGGGGCCCTCGGCGAGCAGCCGCGCGTAGTTCCAGCCATAGCGCAGGGCCGCCTCGTCCGTGCCCGCCGTGCCTTGCACGAGCAGCGTCGAGTCCCCACAGATGGCGGCGGCCAGGTGCTCGCTCAGCCAGGACTTGGCGGTGCCGGGCACGCCGTAGAGCAGCAGGGCCCGGTCGGTGGCCAGCGTCGCCACGGCGATCTCCACCAGCCGCGCGTTGCCGATGTACTTGGCGCTCACCCGGAAGCCGTCGGGCAGCGTGCCGCCGAGCAGGTAGAGGCGCACGGCCCAGGGCGAGAGCTTCCAGCCCGGGGGCTTGGGCCGGTCATCCGCCCGGGCGAGCGCGGCCAGTTCCTCGGCGTATTGCTGCTCGGCGTGCTGACGGAGAAGGGCGGTGGCGGTCACGGTTTCAGCTCCTCGTGAAGGGTCCGGCAGAGCGAGACGCTCGTCTGGAAGCGATCGAGCTCCCGCTGCCAGGGGGACAGGGGGGTGGGCAGATGGAAGGGCTCGGCGGCGGCGGCGAGGCACTCCGCGGGCAGGATGAGCGCGGAGCGCGGGATGGAGGTGAACAAGGCCAGGGCGCGGTTCGTCGTGTCGTTCTGCTGACGAAGGGCCAGCAGCCACGCCCGGGCGAGTTCCACCGGCCAGGGCGCGGGCGTCAGGGCGAGGGCGTGCTCCAGGCGGGGCAGGGCCTGCGCTCCACGGAGCACGCGCAGGGTATGCCCGGCGCGCTCCGAGGGAGGCAGGGCCTCGAACAGCGTGAACGCCAGGGACTCCGCGCGCTCGGGTGGGAGCACCTTGGGGTTCTGGCGAGCCCAGAAGTCGAGCAGGGCGGAGGCCCAATCCGGGGAAGCCCCCAGGCGCATCGCGTGGGCCCAGCCCTCCGAGAGCCCGATGCCGTCCTCGCTCCGCCCGGCGGCGGCGACGAGCTGCCCCGGCGTGGCGCCGAACGCACGCTCCCAGGTGGACAAGGGGAGCGCCGACAGGAGCCGCTGGAGCCAGTGCTCGCCCTGGCCGGTGCCGGCGGGCGGCTTGTCCAGACCATCGCGTTCGGCCTCGGTGTCCCACTTCTCGGGGAAGCGGACGCGGAGCGTCGCGGGCTGCTCCCAATGCAGCACCGCCCGGGCCCGCTCCTCCATTCGCCGCGCGAAGGCGGACGTGGGCAGCCGGGAGAGCAGCTCCCTGGCCACCTCGCGCACCCCGGCCGCGCGATCCTTGCGGCCCAGCTCCAGCAGGGGTTCGTCCTCCAGGGAGAGTCCCTGCTTCAGGCTGGAGAGGAACCGGGCGCGGTGCTCGCTCTTCTCCTGGGCGAAGGTGCCCTGGAGCCAGGCGCGGGCGCGGGTCGGATCCGTGAGCCGGGTCCGCTCGAGCACGGTGCGCCGCTCCTCGAAGGACCCCTCCGTCCACACGCGCTCGGCCTCCTCGGGAGAGGTGCTGGTGCCGGTCAGCACGGAGCGCCATTCGGGGTGGAGGCGGGCGAGCCACCGGCCCCGTTCGCCCAGCACCGGAACGATCGCCGCGCGCATCGGTCCTTTGAATCCGAGCATGCGGGGCAGCAGCTCCGGGGGAAGGCGGCGGCGCGCATGGGCCATCCGCTCGAGGATCGCGCCCAGCATCTCGGCGTCCGCAGTGGCCATGACCTCCACCAGGAGGGCGCTCACGCGGGGAGGGCAGACCTCCAGGGTGTCGGGCGGTGCCGCTTCCCCGGGCGCGCCGAGCTGGGACAGACGGCCACCCGCGGCCCGCGCCACTCCCCGCGCTCCGGCCGCGAGCAGCACCCGCTTCTCCACGGACAGGGTGCTCAGGGCACGCGCCGTCTGGCCCTCCACGCCTCCCAGGGAGTCGAGCTCGGGCGCGTGGGCGGTGCCCAGGAACGCGAGACGCGTCAATGGATCCAGGTCGTTCACCGCGCGCCTCCTCCCAGGGCGTACAGCGTTCCGTCCACGAGCACGCTCAGCGGACGCAGCCGTTCCCCATCCCATTCGCCGAACACGTCCACCGGGTGGCCACCCGACAGGGCCAGCAGCTTCCACTGGTCACACGGGCCGAGCCGGAGCGCCGAGCCCGTGGCGTCCTCCCGCAGCCACATCCGCTCCTCGTTCTCCAGCACGGGGACGACGCCGCCCAGCATCGTCGCCATGCGCTCCTGGAAGGGCTGCCGGGCCAGTTCCTCGGCGAAGCGCCGCTGGAGCGCGTCGAGCGTGAGCGAGGGCAGGGGGCCCGTCCAGGGCCGGAGGTCTCCCCGCCGCTCCAGGACCTTCGCCCGCTGGGGCGCCGCGCTCGGCCAGTACACGAGCTCCGCGTCGAAGGCGGTGCCCGGAATGAGCTTCTCGGAGAACTGCCCGGAGGCCCCGACGGCGAACTGGAGGACGCGGGCCGTCCGGCCGTGGGTGGTGCCGAGCAGCCACGTGCGTTGCTCGCGCACGTGCGCCGAGTCGTCCAGCTCCTGGCTGACGACGGCCCAGGTGTCCTGGAGGCGCTCGCCGCGGGCGAGGACGTCCTCGTCGCGCAGCGGGGCGCCCACCCGCGCCTGGACATCCGCCGCGAGGGGCGCGGGAAGCTGCTCCATCTTCCGCCAGGCCTCGATGACGAGGGCGATCCGCCCGAGCCGCTCCACGAGGCGCCGGGGCTCGGGACGTCCCTCCAGCTCTCCCGCGAGCAGACGCAGTTGCGCCGCGAGGCCCGGGCTCTCCGCGTCCACCAGCCGCGCCGCCTGTTCATGCGCGGGCGCCGCCGTGTCGAGCCGGGCCAGTCCCCCGCGCACGAGGTCCTCCATCCACAGCCCCAGGGCCTCCATGCCCCGGGCCATGCGCTCCTGGCGCTCGGCGGTGCGCTTGGCCCGGGCCTTCGTGTCCACGGGGGCGGCGCCTTCCGCCGCGGGTGCCGCCTTCTTCGCCGCCTTGCGCTCGGCGGCGGCGGAGCGTTTGGCGAGCCACTCCTCCACCCAGGTGGGGGGAGTGGCCTGGGGCAGGCGCTCCGCGGCGAGCAGCAGCAGCAACCCGATGCAGTGCTTGCAGGGAATCTTGCGGCTGGGGCACGTGCACGACGGGGTGAGGTCCGACAGGTCGATGCGTACCTGGTACAGCGCGCTGCCCTGGCACTCGCCCCAGGCGGCGCGCTCGCCGCGGCCCAAGAGCTTCCACTCCCGCTCCCGCGCGAGCTTCTGGCCGGAGGCCGCCACGGAGGAGTCGGGCGCGAGCGCGAGGGCCTGTTCGGAGGTGAGGGGGGGAGCCATGGTCGTTGGTGCCGGAGAGCATAGCGGTTCGGGTGACACGGCGTGGAGCCGTCAATTTTTTGGACGCACTTCGGGTGCTACAGGATCGATCAGACAAAAACAGGCTGGGAATTAGACGTAGCCGATTGTTGCGGCACATTGCCCCCCGTTACCGACGACCCCCCTGACGGAGGCGAGATGTCCGCCGAAGCCGCAGCTCCTGTCCTGAAGCTCGTTCAGCCCACCCTGCGTGAAAGCCTCTACGCCAAGAGCGATGCGTACCGGCTCTACCAGGGGGACAGCCTCGCGCTGCTCGAGCAGTTCGAGCCGGGTACCTTCGACATGGTGTTCGCGGACCCGCCCTACTTCCTGTCCAACGGCGGCTTCACCTGCAAGAACGGCAAGCGCGCCGCGGTGAACAAGGGCGGCTGGGACGTGTCGCGCGGGGTGGAGGAGGACCATGCCTTCACCACCGCGTGGCTCAAGGCCTGCCAGCGCGTGCTCAAGCCCACCGGCAGCATCTGGGTGAGCGGCACCCAGCACGTCATCTTCTCCGTGGGCTTCGCCATGCAGAAGCTGGGCTACAAGCTGCTCAACACCGTCACCTGGTACAAGCCCAACGCGAGCCCCAACCTCGCCTGCCGCTACTTCACCCACTCCTCCGAGCTGCTCATCTGGGCGTCGCCCAAGCCGGCCGCGAAGCTCCAGCACACCTTCAACTACGCGAAGATGAAGGCGGACAACGGCGGCAAGCAGATGCGCGACGTGTGGGCGCTGCCGCGCTCGGGTGAGGAGGAGTTGAACGCCGACGAGTCCGGCCGCGTGTGGACGATGACGGCGCCGCGCAAGGAGGAGAAGGCGCACGGCAGCCACCCCACGCAGAAGCCGGTGTCGCTGCTCGAGCGCGTCATCGAGGCGAGCACCCCCGAGGACGCGCTGGTGTTGGATCCCTTCAACGGCAGTGGCACCACGGGCGTGGCGGCGCTCAAGCTGGGCCGGCGCTACGTGGGCATCGACATGGACGAGAAGTACCTGTCGCTGTCCAAGAAGCGCCTGACCGAGGCCGAGCGCGCCACGCGCTGAGCCCTCACTTCGTGACGAGTGGGAGGCTCTGTCCCTCCGGCGCGTGTTTCATCGCCACCGAGTTCATGCAGTAGCGCAGCCCCGTGGGCGGAGGGCCATCCGGGAAGACGTGTCCCAGGTGCCCATCACACCGGCCGCATCTCACCTCGGTGCGCACCATCCCGTACGAGACGTCGCGATACTCCGCCACCGCGTCGGGTTTGAGCGGCTGGGTGAAGGAGGGCCAGCCCGTCCCGGACTCGAACTTCTCGCCCGACTTGAACAGCGGGTTGTTGCAGCCGGCGCAGACATACGTGCCGGGCTCCTTCGTGCCCAGGAAGCAGCCGCTTCCCGGCCGCTCGGTGCCGTGCTGGCGCAGCACCTGGTACTCCTGGGGATTCAGGCGCTTCTTCCATTCCTCGTCGCTCAGGACCAGTTTGTCACTCATGCGGGGATCCTGCTGTCCGGTCCTCCCGGGAGCAAGCCCATCGCATGCCCCCGGGCACATGTCCTCCCCGGTTGCCCCAGGTTCTGTTGGCTGCTCCCCAAGCTATCCCTCCTGCTCCAGGACCTTCTGGATTTGAGGCAGGGCGTAGGGCTTGGGCAGGACCACCACCCCCTGCAGGCGCGCGTCCGCGCCGACGAGCGCCGAGCTTCCGTGTCCCGAGGCGATGACGATCTTCATCCCGAGCTGGAGCCGGATGACTTCCCGGGCCAGCTCCACGCCCGACATGCCCGGCAGTGACACATCGGTGAACAGCACGTCGAAGCGCTGGCGCTTGAGCACGCGGCTGGCCTCCTCCGCGCTCCCCACCGCCACCACGTCGTACCCCAAGAGGCCCATCAGCTCGAGCGCCGAGGTGCGGATGTCCTCATCGTCCTCCACCAGCAGCACCCGCAGGGGCGAAGGCCCTTCCGGACGGGGCGAGGCTTCGGGCGCTCGAGGCTTCTCGGGGGCGCGTGGGGGCGGCGGAGGCGTCTCCTGCCGTCGCGGGCGCTGGTTGAGCAGTTGCCGGAGCTTGCGCGCCAGGTCCTCCCGGCGGTGCGGCTTGCTCAACAGGTGGACCCCCGGGTCGAGCCGCCCTCCGTGCACGATGGCGTTCTCCGTGTACCCCGAGGTGAAGAGCACCTCGATTCCCGGCTGCAGGAGCCTGGCCTGCCGGGCCAGGTCGGTGCTGCGCACCGGGCCGGGCATCACCACGTCGGTGAACAGCAGATCCACCGGGAGGCCGCTCTGGATGATGGCCAGCGCCCCCTGGCCATCCGCGGCCTTGAGCACGCGGTAGCCCAGGTCCGTGAGGATCTCCACCACCGTGGCGCGCACCTCGGCGTCGTCCTCGACGACGAGGATGGTCTCGGTTCCTCCCTCCACGGGCCCCTCGGGGAGCTCGTCGAGAGGCATCTCGGCCTGGAAGACACGGGGCAGGTAGATCTTCAGCGTCGTGCCGTGACCCACCTCGCTGTAGATCTTCACGTGCCCGCCGCTCTGCTTGACGAAGCCATACACCATGCTCAGGCCCAGTCCCGTGCCGCGGCCCTCGGGCTTGGTGGTGAAGAACGGCTCGAAGGCGCGCTCGATGACCTCCGGGGGCATGCCGCCTCCGGTGTCGGAGACGGCCAGCAGCACGTAGGGCCCGGGCTTCACGTCCGGGTGCATCCGCGCGTAGCGCTCGTCGAGCCGGGCGTTGCTGACCTCGATGGTCAGCTTGCCCGACCTCTCCATGGCGTCCCGGGCGTTGATGGCCAGGTTGAGGATGACGTTCTCGAGCTGGTTGGGATCGACGGCCGTGTTCCACAGCCCGCCCGAGATGATGGTCTCCACCTCGACGTCCTCGCCCAGGGCGCGGCGCAGCAGCTCATCCATCCCGCGCACCAGCCGGCCCAGGTGGAGCACCACGGGGGTGAGGGGCTGCCGGCGGGCGAAGGCGAGCAGTTGCGAGGCGAGCCGGGCCCCACGTTCCACCGAGTGGATGGCGGTGCGCACACGGCGCATTCCCCGCTCGTTGCCCACCAGGTCGCGCTCCAGCAGTTGGAGGTTGCCCCCGATGACCTGCAGCAGGTTGTTGAAGTCATGGGCCACGCCGCCGGTGAGCTTGCCCACCGCCTCCATCTTCTGGGACTGGCGCAGCTGCTCCTCGGTCTGCCGTTGGTCCGTGATGTCCCGCGCGGTGGAGTAGGTGATCCCCTCTTGTGGCATGGGGACCGCCTTCCAGGACAACAGCCGGTAGGTGCCGTCCTTGTGCCGCAGACGGTTCTCGAAACGCATGACGGGCTGGCCCTCGGACAGGTGCCGCCGTTCCGCCTGGGTCTTCTCGAGA encodes:
- a CDS encoding ATP-binding protein; translated protein: MTATALLRQHAEQQYAEELAALARADDRPKPPGWKLSPWAVRLYLLGGTLPDGFRVSAKYIGNARLVEIAVATLATDRALLLYGVPGTAKSWLSEHLAAAICGDSTLLVQGTAGTDEAALRYGWNYARLLAEGPSDKALVPSPVMRAMREGKLARIEELTRMPGEVQDALITLLSEKTLPVPELSSEVQARAGFNVIATANNRDRGVNELSSALLRRFNTVVLPTPDSLEQEVEIVEKRVAEMGRALALPAEKPALEEIRRVVTLFRELRGGATLDGTMKLKTPSGALSTAEVISVMNGGLAMAGYYGDGVLRAPDLAAGLTGAIVKDPVQDRVVWLEYLKTVVKEREGWKDLYRACMEVL
- a CDS encoding DNA-methyltransferase; the protein is MSAEAAAPVLKLVQPTLRESLYAKSDAYRLYQGDSLALLEQFEPGTFDMVFADPPYFLSNGGFTCKNGKRAAVNKGGWDVSRGVEEDHAFTTAWLKACQRVLKPTGSIWVSGTQHVIFSVGFAMQKLGYKLLNTVTWYKPNASPNLACRYFTHSSELLIWASPKPAAKLQHTFNYAKMKADNGGKQMRDVWALPRSGEEELNADESGRVWTMTAPRKEEKAHGSHPTQKPVSLLERVIEASTPEDALVLDPFNGSGTTGVAALKLGRRYVGIDMDEKYLSLSKKRLTEAERATR
- a CDS encoding SWIM zinc finger family protein, with translation MAPPLTSEQALALAPDSSVAASGQKLAREREWKLLGRGERAAWGECQGSALYQVRIDLSDLTPSCTCPSRKIPCKHCIGLLLLLAAERLPQATPPTWVEEWLAKRSAAAERKAAKKAAPAAEGAAPVDTKARAKRTAERQERMARGMEALGLWMEDLVRGGLARLDTAAPAHEQAARLVDAESPGLAAQLRLLAGELEGRPEPRRLVERLGRIALVIEAWRKMEQLPAPLAADVQARVGAPLRDEDVLARGERLQDTWAVVSQELDDSAHVREQRTWLLGTTHGRTARVLQFAVGASGQFSEKLIPGTAFDAELVYWPSAAPQRAKVLERRGDLRPWTGPLPSLTLDALQRRFAEELARQPFQERMATMLGGVVPVLENEERMWLREDATGSALRLGPCDQWKLLALSGGHPVDVFGEWDGERLRPLSVLVDGTLYALGGGAR
- the msrB gene encoding peptide-methionine (R)-S-oxide reductase MsrB — encoded protein: MSDKLVLSDEEWKKRLNPQEYQVLRQHGTERPGSGCFLGTKEPGTYVCAGCNNPLFKSGEKFESGTGWPSFTQPLKPDAVAEYRDVSYGMVRTEVRCGRCDGHLGHVFPDGPPPTGLRYCMNSVAMKHAPEGQSLPLVTK
- a CDS encoding DUF5691 domain-containing protein; translation: MNDLDPLTRLAFLGTAHAPELDSLGGVEGQTARALSTLSVEKRVLLAAGARGVARAAGGRLSQLGAPGEAAPPDTLEVCPPRVSALLVEVMATADAEMLGAILERMAHARRRLPPELLPRMLGFKGPMRAAIVPVLGERGRWLARLHPEWRSVLTGTSTSPEEAERVWTEGSFEERRTVLERTRLTDPTRARAWLQGTFAQEKSEHRARFLSSLKQGLSLEDEPLLELGRKDRAAGVREVARELLSRLPTSAFARRMEERARAVLHWEQPATLRVRFPEKWDTEAERDGLDKPPAGTGQGEHWLQRLLSALPLSTWERAFGATPGQLVAAAGRSEDGIGLSEGWAHAMRLGASPDWASALLDFWARQNPKVLPPERAESLAFTLFEALPPSERAGHTLRVLRGAQALPRLEHALALTPAPWPVELARAWLLALRQQNDTTNRALALFTSIPRSALILPAECLAAAAEPFHLPTPLSPWQRELDRFQTSVSLCRTLHEELKP
- a CDS encoding PAS domain-containing protein — its product is MTARREAEERLRERERHLRFAQEVGGIGVFTLELSTGVLTVTPEFCRLYGIESTEHPPAEAIEETLLPEDLHHAATVEFREHGRVNARAEYRIRQARSGQVRWIARRSEMLRDEKGYPLRLLGVVQDVTERRAAEDRLRETNERLQIALNAGSVLGTWVWNIPAGLLTGDERFARTFELTPEQAARGLPIDEYGAFVHPEDRVRVEEQTRLTLHTGGPYRCEYRVRRTRGGPFFWIEANGHCELGADGQPLRFPGLLMDIDERKQGELRQAAVVEIGDKLRDLTDTADIAGTAMERVGRLLGILRAGYGTFDATQQYLEIERDWISRSDTFSVAGLHRFSDYGVYIEALKRGETVAIPDIENDERTSAGADNLRVLGIRALLNVPLMEQGRLVALLYLHDDQVRQWSQDDIDFLRDVADRVRTASERVRAVAQLRQANETLEQRVAERTRELDRVWTVSQDLLVVSDAEGRFLRVNPAWTTLMGWAPEELLGKTSAWLEHPEDLEKTQAERRHLSEGQPVMRFENRLRHKDGTYRLLSWKAVPMPQEGITYSTARDITDQRQTEEQLRQSQKMEAVGKLTGGVAHDFNNLLQVIGGNLQLLERDLVGNERGMRRVRTAIHSVERGARLASQLLAFARRQPLTPVVLHLGRLVRGMDELLRRALGEDVEVETIISGGLWNTAVDPNQLENVILNLAINARDAMERSGKLTIEVSNARLDERYARMHPDVKPGPYVLLAVSDTGGGMPPEVIERAFEPFFTTKPEGRGTGLGLSMVYGFVKQSGGHVKIYSEVGHGTTLKIYLPRVFQAEMPLDELPEGPVEGGTETILVVEDDAEVRATVVEILTDLGYRVLKAADGQGALAIIQSGLPVDLLFTDVVMPGPVRSTDLARQARLLQPGIEVLFTSGYTENAIVHGGRLDPGVHLLSKPHRREDLARKLRQLLNQRPRRQETPPPPPRAPEKPRAPEASPRPEGPSPLRVLLVEDDEDIRTSALELMGLLGYDVVAVGSAEEASRVLKRQRFDVLFTDVSLPGMSGVELAREVIRLQLGMKIVIASGHGSSALVGADARLQGVVVLPKPYALPQIQKVLEQEG